The proteins below come from a single Bombus pyrosoma isolate SC7728 linkage group LG10, ASM1482585v1, whole genome shotgun sequence genomic window:
- the LOC122571375 gene encoding uncharacterized protein LOC122571375 isoform X2 has protein sequence MSYKCLKSDGASIEETLGSWGFCNRVSNSGQELRRLRCLFNKIDGMKTRKPMMCVKYNCLYDPNAWHVKPSPDECKPIWTMPMRRPLITYSSTADIIMTSNLDNIGTDLLYPIPGRSYLLQGSTE, from the exons atGTCGtacaaatgtttaaaaagCGATGGTGCCAGTATAGAAGAGACACTTGGAAGTTGGGGCTTTTGTAACAGAGTCTCAAATTCTGGTCAAGAACTTAGACGTTTAAGATGTCTCTTTAATAAGATAGATGGAAT GAAAACTAGGAAGCCAATGATgtgtgtaaaatataattgtttatatGACCCAAACGCATGGCACGTAAAACCTAGTCCTGACGAATGTAAACCTATTTGGACAATGCCTATGAGAAGACCTCTTATTACATATAGCTCTACTGCTGATATAATAATGACATCAAATTTGGATAACATTGGAACAGATTTGCTTTATCCTATTCCAGGACGAAGTTATCTATTACAGGGT AGTACTGAATAA
- the LOC122571375 gene encoding uncharacterized protein LOC122571375 isoform X1: protein MSYKCLKSDGASIEETLGSWGFCNRVSNSGQELRRLRCLFNKIDGMKTRKPMMCVKYNCLYDPNAWHVKPSPDECKPIWTMPMRRPLITYSSTADIIMTSNLDNIGTDLLYPIPGRSYLLQGVCKSIQLNGAVITFNLVFF from the exons atGTCGtacaaatgtttaaaaagCGATGGTGCCAGTATAGAAGAGACACTTGGAAGTTGGGGCTTTTGTAACAGAGTCTCAAATTCTGGTCAAGAACTTAGACGTTTAAGATGTCTCTTTAATAAGATAGATGGAAT GAAAACTAGGAAGCCAATGATgtgtgtaaaatataattgtttatatGACCCAAACGCATGGCACGTAAAACCTAGTCCTGACGAATGTAAACCTATTTGGACAATGCCTATGAGAAGACCTCTTATTACATATAGCTCTACTGCTGATATAATAATGACATCAAATTTGGATAACATTGGAACAGATTTGCTTTATCCTATTCCAGGACGAAGTTATCTATTACAGGGTGTATGTAAAAGTATCCAACTAAATGGAGcagttataacatttaacttGGTTTTCTTTTAA